In Juglans regia cultivar Chandler chromosome 13, Walnut 2.0, whole genome shotgun sequence, the following proteins share a genomic window:
- the LOC109002180 gene encoding cyclic nucleotide-gated ion channel 1-like translates to MSFFGQRQAREDPEIRLWDGHNDDDGGRHGVGDIEMQSPENDSSENGKTKKRQQPEWMGKIPHRWQQPEWVGKVPNLWQQPEWIGKMLHPKRQPSTQFWYIFLAVSCVISLSVDPFFFYIPVINEVGKCVDFDRTLYIAIVCLRTLLDCISLVDIILSFLRSLDKEKETKGDTSHVSLRRKRYLKVANDIVAILPIPQVLFLILFSKSMRGSKSLDKRKVLSGVVLLQYLPRALRVYLSWTKVFIHRNIMIIDLSKTVIAVKAGFNLFLFIIASHSGTVASMDFPRKTLYCFWWGLRNLSSFGSNLQTSPHFWENSFAVLTSISGLVLFVCFLGHLQMYMQWEASMQLEVAKQMKLEEAKKLERSRWQHYELKDKKLKILEWIDGNPRLKEIKQQIIDEVDRLFAEYKDIDVENPFPHLPMFIRRKIQHHLCLPLLQKVPLLQNESEDALKLISCDFLKQVSYDANSYIVREGEPLDALLFITRGIIWTYTTGPDHRQTGCLKTDDFYGVELLEWVFKSPSLPDPSNLPFSTRTLRCHTKVEAFALTVGNIQHMLYQHWSKFSKFRGMTDSNLVQSFVVSNVQAAFRRRRNTRQMMIPGESEQKARKTASDVDNTT, encoded by the exons ATGAGCTTCTTTGGGCAACGTCAAGCAAGGGAGGACCCAGAAATTCGACTTTGGGACGGCCATAATGACGATGATGGTGGCAGACACGG GGTTGGAGATATTGAGATGCAAAGTCCCGAGAATGATTCATCAGAAAATGGGAAAACGAAAAAGAGGCAACAACCAGAGTGGATGGGGAAAATCCCCCATCGTTGGCAACAACCAGAGTGGGTTGGGAAAGTCCCCAATCTTTGGCAACAACCAGAGTGGATTGGGAAAATGCTCCACCCAAAGAGGCAACCATCAACTCAATTCTGGTATATATTTTTGGCAGTGTCGTGTGTGATTTCACTATCGGTGGACCCTTTCTTCTTTTACATTCCCGTGATCAATGAAGTCGGAAAGTGCGTTGATTTCGATAGAACATTATACATCGCAATTGTTTGTCTCCGAACGCTCCTAGACTGCATTTCTCTTGTGGATATCATATTGTCATTTCTTCGTTCTTTAGACAAGGAGAAAGAAACGAAGGGAGATACTAGTCATGTTTCGCTCAGAAGAAAGAGGTACTTGAAAGTCGCAAATGATATCGTCGCCATTCTTCCAATCCCGCAG GTGCTGTTTCTAATTCTCTTTTCAAAAAGTATGAGAGGTTCCAAATCTTTGGACAAGAGGAAAGTCTTGAGCGGTGTTGTTTTACTCCAATATCTGCCAAGAGCTCTTCGTGTCTACCTGTCATGGACAAAAGTATTCATCCACAGGAATATTATGATCATCGACCTATCTAAGACCGTCATAGCAGTGAAAGCTGGATTCAACTTGTTTCTATTCATTATTGCCAGTCAT TCTGGTACAGTGGCATCCATGGATTTTCCGCGAAAGACCTTGTACTGCTTTTGGTGGGGCCTCCGAAATTTGAG TTCTTTTGGTTCAAACCTTCAAACAAGTCCGCATTTCTGGGAGAACAGCTTCGCAGTTTTAACTTCCATCTCTGGCTTGGTTCTGTTTGTATGCTTCCTTGGACATTTGCAG ATGTATATGCAGTGGGAGGCATCTATGCAGTTGGAGGTAGCTAAGCAAATGAAGTTGGAGGAAGCTAAGAAATTAGAACGTAGCCGTTGGCAGCACTATGAGTTGAAAGacaaaaaactgaaaatacTTGAGTGGATAGACGGAAACCCGAGgcttaaagaaataaaacagcAGATCATAGACGAGGTAGATCGACTGTTTGCAGAATATAAAGATATTGATGTAGAGAATCCGTTTCCTCATCTTCCCATGttcattagaagaaaaattcagCACCATCTCTGCTTACCCCTACTACAGAAA GTGCCACTTCTTCAAAATGAGAGTGAAGATGCGTTGAAATTGATTAGCTGCGACTTTCTCAAGCAAGTGAGCTACGATGCGAACAGTTACATTGTTCGGGAGGGAGAACCACTTGATGCATTGCTCTTCATCACGCGAGGCATCATATGGACCTATACAACTGGTCCTGATCATCGTCAAACTGGGTGTCTTAAAACCGATGACTTCTATGGAGTTGAACTGCTAGAATGGGTGTTCAAGTCCCCCTCCTTGCCGGACCCATCCAACCTCCCCTTCTCGACCAGGACTCTCAGATGCCATACAAAAGTCGAAGCTTTCGCTCTTACGGTCGGCAACATACAGCATATGCTATATCAACACTGGTCGAAGTTTAGCAAGTTCAGAGGGATGACCGACTCCAATTTGGTGCAAAGTTTTGTCGTATCAAACGTTCAAGCAGCATTTCGTCGCAGGCGAAACACTCGTCAAATGATGATACCTGGTGAGTCTGAACAGAAGGCTAGGAAGACCGCAAGTGACGTGGATAACACTACTTAG